The DNA region ACCGGTTGCTCAAGGCGCTCTACAAGAAGGCGCAGGGTCCGCAGCACAGCTACTGAGGACGGGGTCTCGCGTTTTGACTCGGTGGGTGGCTGATCTCGAGGTAGCCGAGGATCGCTCCTGCTCACCGAAAGCTGTCGCGGCCGAATCCAGCTTCGCTCCGGTGTTCGACGTGCGGGCCGCCAACCGCCGCGCCATCGCGTCGACCGCAGCCTGCACCGCCGAAACCGCCGCCGAAGGGCTGATGCGCCGGGCCCACGCCGACCCGACCAACACCGCCAACCAAGTCCACCGCCGCCGCATCATGCTGCGTCGCCAACGACTGCAGGCCACCCAGCGGCATAACAGTTGATGAGGCAACGACCGCAGTCAGCACCACACTCCAACACCACCAGGCAGCGATTGATGCCTGGGTGGCGAATGGCGCTCCCGATCGGCTGAGGCTTTCGCTACCGTTCGATTGCGGGGAGGTACTTGTCCGAGGCGCCAACGCCCCTGTGCCTGGCACTGCCGTGCTCGTAGTACTGAAAGGACTCGGAATGGGCAATGGATCGTGTTGACGGGATACCCCACAAGATGAGTGACCTCCCAGTGCCGTATGACCTAGAGCAGTTTTTTGGTGCATATTTTCACCAGGATTGGCCTCTTGAAGCCGACGACTGGCACGGAATTGTCGCTCTCTACTCAGCTTCTTCTACACGCACTCCAGAGCACCTCCGGACACTCGCTGCGCACGTCGATGAGTTGCGGGCCAGCCGACTTGATGAGTCCGAACTGCACGCCGTGATGATGAAAATGGGCGGCTTCTACGACCCTCGGCCTGAATCCACCTATAAAGACTGGTTGGGTACGGTCGCCGAGCAACTGCGCCTGCACGCGGCCGCAATCGAATCCGGCGACAAGCCCCCACCACCATGAACGATGGCTCAGTTCCACACGCGATTCAGCAGTTCTTCG from Mycolicibacterium sp. MU0053 includes:
- a CDS encoding contact-dependent growth inhibition system immunity protein — encoded protein: MDRVDGIPHKMSDLPVPYDLEQFFGAYFHQDWPLEADDWHGIVALYSASSTRTPEHLRTLAAHVDELRASRLDESELHAVMMKMGGFYDPRPESTYKDWLGTVAEQLRLHAAAIESGDKPPPP